ATATGTGTTTGGTAAACATGATAAGTATTGGTCTGCTGATGGTGGAAAATATCCACAACTAGGTATCGTAAGATTCGCTCCTAAGAATATGCCTGGCGTTTATGTATATTCTACTGTAGGAATGAGCGCACAAAATCTTCCTTCTGTTGAATTATACAGAAAAGATTACGAAAATTATGCGAGAATAGAGTTAGTCTGTGCAGTAAAAGTTTCAGACGAGGATAGATCCGAAAGTTGGGTCCCACACCAAATCGGGGAGATCATTCGTTATCCTTGGGTCATCGGTAAATGGTTTGGACATGGACATTCTATCGCGATGAACAGAAGAGATCCGGAAGCTTTGTACTTAAGTTTTAGCTCTTTTGTTATCAGAGAGATCGGAAAAGAAGAAGGATTCCCTGAATTAACAGATCTAAAGTCTGAAAGAGGAAATCCGATCAAATTTCTGGCTATGATCCCTGTTTCAGAGGAAGAAAGGGTCTTTATTGAAGAAAAAGGCGCTGAAGAGTTCTTTTCTCTATTAGATTCCACTCAATCTAAGTGGATCCATAATCCAGAGAGACAATCTACAATCTGATCGCGGAATGAAGACTTTTATCTCTAAGCGATGTCTAATTCTTCTAAACTTATTCTTAGCATTTAGTTTTTTAAATCTAAGTTTAAATGCTCAAGATAAAACTTCTACAGCTTCAATAGAAAAAATTTGGGAGAATATTTACTCTCAAGACTTCGTCTCTGCTAAAAAACTAGTACAAAAAGAACTTCAATCTTCTAATTCAGAGTCATTGCAGCTTCTTTCCTTGATGGAAATCTGTTTGAATGGCCTCGAAAGATATAAACAAGCGGATGAAAGTCGTAAAAAGATCCTAAACGTTTGGGAAAAGAACCATAAAAAGGCTTATCTAGAAGAGAATTATCCCTTAAATCTTGCTACTTGGACTAGAATGGCAGTAGTTACACCGAATATTTTAGTATTAGGAGCGGAATATTACCTTCCTTATCCTGTAAATGCTAAGAAAGAAGGCTTCTATTATCATAAATTCACTGCATATAACCGCTATAGTAAGCATGCTATTAAGTTTTTTAAGTTAGAGAACTCTCCTAAAACCGAAAAAGAGTATAGATTATTCGAAATTTCGGAAGAAGGAGAAGCAAAACTAGTTAAAAGTTACGGAAATACACTGCCGGATTTCAGAGATGAGATGAAAGATGTGATTAAATATCTAAATCTTTAAGTGATCTTACCTAAAGTGTTGTATTTTTACAACAGTATCCGTTAGAAAATCGGAAAATACTAATAAAGAAGGGCTATAAAAGAAAAAACCCGCCTCAAAGAAGCGGGTTTTAAGCTTCATTTCTTCCGTATCAAGTACGGAAGAGATGTTGTTGAAGTTAGTTATTTCTTTTTCGCAACTTTCTTCTTAGCAGCTTTTTTCTTAGCTACTTTTTTCTTAGCTGCTTTCTTGACTGCTTTCTTTTTTGCAACCATTGACGTCCTCCATGTATTAGAACTTTATTGCCCTTCATATAATATGAAAGATCAAGAAAGGTCTTGGATAGTGACATAATTAAGCAATTTACTTTTCATTGTAAAGTATTTTAATTAATTTTAGGAAAAAAATTTTAAGAAGTTGATTTATCACAAAGTGATACTTACTCGGAGACTTCTAGACAAACAAAAGAGATATCATCGCTAGGTTCTTTGTAATTTCTAAACTCTTCTAGCGTTTTTTTGATAAGATCAGCTAGTGATTGAGCATCTTTATCATGATTTAAGGATAATATTCGTAAAAGATTCTCTTCTCCGAAGATTTCTTCGTTATCATCGAACGTTTCAGTCACTCCGTCGGTGAACAAAACTAATTTATCACCTGGATTTAAATGAATAGTTAAGATTCTATAATCAGTTGGTAGAACACCTAATACTCTTTGAGTTTCGTTTCTAAGTTCTATTCTTCCACCTTTTCGAATACAAATCGGCGGAGTATGACCTGCATTTACGAATGAAAATGCTCCATCGCTAGCGTTATATATCCCTGCGATGGATGTCATGAACTCGCTTCCTCTATATCTCTCGATCAAAAACAAGTTAATCGCTCTAAAAATATCAGGAAGAGAAGAAGAATTGCCCAATTGACGGCGAATAATTCCTCTTACTGCAGAAACTAGATAACCTGACCCAAGTCCATGTCCTGATACATCTCCTAAGAATAATAACTGTCTCTTAGGAGAAAGTTTGAGAATATCTAGATAATCTCCTGAAATTCCTACTGCAGGAAGAGTAAAATAGCCTAATTGAACCGATTTTATGGTCTCTAACTCAGGTAAATGAAGAGTTTTATCCAAGACCGCCGCCATATTTAGATCTCTAACGATCCTTTTTTTCTCTACTTCATCTACTAGAAGGGAGTAGTTGCGTATGAGTAAGGATGCTAATCTAGTACATTCTTTTAAGAATCTTAGCTCACCTAGTGTGAAATTCTTACGATTGATCTTCTCTCCAACCAAAAATACTGCGATTACCTCTTTTCCTTTTTCAAAATTGAATAAAGGATATGCTAGTTGGACTTCCATCTGGTTTAAAAATTTAAACACAGACTCTCTAATCCCTAATCCATACGCTAGGTGAGAAGTAATCGTAACTTCAGTATGATTTTCGAAATAGGTCCAGATCTCGGATCCATAAGGAATTCGAATGAAGTTTAGATTTCTAAGGTCTGTGCCTGAAAATTTATCCGCTGGGATCAATATTTGGAGTTTTTTCACTTCTAGGGCATCAACAAGTCTGCGGATCAAACTATTGATTGTCGCCCTCATAGAGATTGGAGCGCCGATCATTACGGATAATTCTTCAAGTGCTGTGTGAAGTTTCGGATTATTCCTAAAACTCCAATAATCTATCCACTTATACAATTTATTGTTCAACGAACCTAAAAAGTAAGCAGCGGCCACTACATAGAATAAATTCCACTCTCTTTGGTGTTTTCCTAAAAATCCGGGATTCCATCTTACAAAAAATTCAAGACCGAATAAATATCCGAAAGTTAAGATCAAGATAGAATAAATAGAAGTTAAAGAAGAGCTGAAAGCGATCTGAACTGGGACCAATGAATAAGTGTAAGTCCCGAACACAATTAGAACTGGAAACAGGATCAAAGCCGTCATCAAATAAGGACGGATCATGAAAAAACTTTTAGTGGATCCTAACTCGGCCATTAAGAATGGAACGACCGTAATTAAGAAGAATGCTAAAACGATACTTAACTTCTTGGAAACTTCCTGAAAAGTCCCTTTGTTCCTGAATGTATGAAATACCAATTGCAAGATACAAATTCCTGCGGAGAACAGATTGAAATACATTCCATTCACAGATAAGAACTGGAATAGATCCGGATTTCCTTTTTGGGAAAGGCCTACAAATCCTGCGACCAAGGAAAATATTACCTGTGGCGCAAACCATCTGGAAGGTATTTCTTTTCCTCTTAATCTAAAGGAAACATCTAAGATCAAAAATCCTGTGAAATATAAGAAAAAGAAAAACGGAAAAAGGAAGTCGTGAAACGCTAATAAGAAGAAATTAAATAAGAATAAGGATGATAAAGACCCGAATAATAAGAAAATGTATAAATCTCTGGTATAAAAGAAAAACCAAATCGCTACTAAGAAATATAATAAGGATAAAAATATATCCGGTAAGAAATCCTTCAAAACTTCAAACGAGGATCTCATATCCAATGAGAGACTTTTAACTATACTTCCTTCTTTTGCAAAAAAATGGAATGAGTGTCCGGATAGTCCGTAATCTGCTCCTAACTTTCGAACGATCTCATATTCGATTAGGTCTATTTTCATTCCGACAAGATTCGAATGGGAAGTGCTCGCAACAGCGATCTTTCCGTTAGGATAAAAGTAAAAAGGAAACCTTGCTTCTTTAGAATAAGAATTCAATAATCCCGAAAACAGGATCAAACTGAAAAGGATTACTGAAAGAAATACGATCAGAATATTTCTCACGGCTGTATCCCCAAATGTTGAAAGGAAATAATATTACGATCATTCCAAGTTAAGAAGAGTGCGTCTTTTCCTGGAGTTTCTATATTCTCCCAACCGATAGATGCTAAGTTCCTATCAGGCTTAGAAGCATCGAATAATTTGAAATTTTTCCCTATGAATCTAAGAGAGATCTTACCTGTTTCTTTTTGGACCATTCCTACTGCGAGGTCGTATCTCTCTGTCCAAGAAATCTCTTTTAAGTTATCTTCCACTAAAGATTTGATTTGAAGAATATTTTTTAATTCTCCGTTCAATCGAGAAGAATATAGAGTTCCTAATATATAACAGAGAGCTAAAACAGATACTGCATTAGTTACGCTCAAACGTAAGAATACAAAATAAAAATCTCCGGAAGGACTTTGGAAGAATTCCAGAAGTTCTCCTGGTTCTCTGGACAATAAATCTATTTTGATATCTCCTACCATTGGAGGTTCCGGGGATTCCAAAAACTTGCGGATCTTTCCTGCATTCTCCAATTCTTTTCTGTATTTTTTATTTTCTGCGATTTGAGAAGAAAGGATCTGATTATGAACAGCCAGAGCACATTTCCCTGCTAAGAAGCCTAACTCATGTCTTACATTGTCCTTTGGAATATTAGAAACCGCTAAAAATCCAAAAAGTTTTTCTCTAAATACGAAAGGAAGGATGAAGTTTGCTCTCAAACTTACAAAGTCTTCGTTAATAATTTTATTTTGATCCGGTTCTCCTATCATGGCACCGGATCTTTTGTTCAAGATGTAAGTGAGAAGTGCCGCTCTAGGATTAATCCCTTCTAATGTATTAACTTTTCTTTGTTTTTTATGAGCGTACGTGTATAACTCATAATGGACTAAGTCATTCTTTAAGATCGCTAACTTTCCGAAATTACTATTGGTTAGTCTTACTAATTCCGGGAATACGTTCTTGATCAATCCTTCTGAATCAAATCTTCTATGAGCTAGTCTGGAAGAACCCGGATCATCGCTTAGATATTCTGAAACGAATGTAGACTTTAAGAATCCTGAAATTTTTTCCTGTATAGGTAATATCCCGAAAACTCCGAAGACCAAACAGGTAAGTACTGCGATCTCACTTACGAATTCTATTTCTTTAGGAAGAAGATAAATACTAAGTTCGTATAGACCTAGGATAACGAATACGGAAAGTAATCGTACAGCTACAGTAATAGCTGAAGAGATAAGTCGT
This window of the Leptospira andrefontaineae genome carries:
- a CDS encoding suppressor of fused domain protein; amino-acid sequence: MNQTAEPNILYQEANPYGSLTAYLEDDGRTVYLYLQAEESPDFAIKSVWVCNRIDAPKTRTDQDLRSGLAPFLTEEEVADPKGQPEFDPKEIHFIWSEEGNGVSLFYKEELIAYLPPWSGIKGFHGYSKFAKMDTITAYPLGNTEFGVIPDRINQDRNFWEYRSTKGVWKNIQESRLAYLEYVFGKHDKYWSADGGKYPQLGIVRFAPKNMPGVYVYSTVGMSAQNLPSVELYRKDYENYARIELVCAVKVSDEDRSESWVPHQIGEIIRYPWVIGKWFGHGHSIAMNRRDPEALYLSFSSFVIREIGKEEGFPELTDLKSERGNPIKFLAMIPVSEEERVFIEEKGAEEFFSLLDSTQSKWIHNPERQSTI
- a CDS encoding PP2C family protein-serine/threonine phosphatase, whose product is MRNILIVFLSVILFSLILFSGLLNSYSKEARFPFYFYPNGKIAVASTSHSNLVGMKIDLIEYEIVRKLGADYGLSGHSFHFFAKEGSIVKSLSLDMRSSFEVLKDFLPDIFLSLLYFLVAIWFFFYTRDLYIFLLFGSLSSLFLFNFFLLAFHDFLFPFFFFLYFTGFLILDVSFRLRGKEIPSRWFAPQVIFSLVAGFVGLSQKGNPDLFQFLSVNGMYFNLFSAGICILQLVFHTFRNKGTFQEVSKKLSIVLAFFLITVVPFLMAELGSTKSFFMIRPYLMTALILFPVLIVFGTYTYSLVPVQIAFSSSLTSIYSILILTFGYLFGLEFFVRWNPGFLGKHQREWNLFYVVAAAYFLGSLNNKLYKWIDYWSFRNNPKLHTALEELSVMIGAPISMRATINSLIRRLVDALEVKKLQILIPADKFSGTDLRNLNFIRIPYGSEIWTYFENHTEVTITSHLAYGLGIRESVFKFLNQMEVQLAYPLFNFEKGKEVIAVFLVGEKINRKNFTLGELRFLKECTRLASLLIRNYSLLVDEVEKKRIVRDLNMAAVLDKTLHLPELETIKSVQLGYFTLPAVGISGDYLDILKLSPKRQLLFLGDVSGHGLGSGYLVSAVRGIIRRQLGNSSSLPDIFRAINLFLIERYRGSEFMTSIAGIYNASDGAFSFVNAGHTPPICIRKGGRIELRNETQRVLGVLPTDYRILTIHLNPGDKLVLFTDGVTETFDDNEEIFGEENLLRILSLNHDKDAQSLADLIKKTLEEFRNYKEPSDDISFVCLEVSE